A portion of the Segatella copri DSM 18205 genome contains these proteins:
- a CDS encoding 5'-nucleotidase C-terminal domain-containing protein: protein MKKKNGMKVALASTVMLLMASPAFAQKYKVAKVERTRILVDQKWDAQPDAEAARFIAPYKSKVDSIMGPVVGHIAHDMTCHRPESELSNLLCDILVWGGKQFEEQPVFAVYNMGGIRSNLAKGKVTVGDVNDMAPFENKICFLTLKGDKVLELFQQIAHRGGEGLSHAVRMVITKDGKLKSVTLNGEPVVPEKSYRVATLDYLAEGNDQLVAFKSGTDVFAPKQIENNVRYIIMNYFREMQAQGKMVESKIEGRCVVE from the coding sequence ATGAAGAAAAAGAATGGTATGAAGGTGGCACTTGCATCAACGGTCATGCTGCTGATGGCAAGTCCGGCTTTCGCCCAAAAATACAAGGTGGCAAAGGTGGAGAGAACCCGGATATTGGTTGATCAGAAATGGGATGCACAGCCTGATGCTGAGGCTGCCAGGTTTATCGCTCCTTATAAGAGTAAGGTAGACAGTATCATGGGTCCTGTTGTAGGTCATATTGCTCATGATATGACCTGTCACCGTCCGGAGAGTGAACTCAGTAACTTGCTCTGTGACATCCTTGTATGGGGTGGCAAGCAGTTTGAAGAACAGCCTGTTTTCGCTGTTTACAATATGGGTGGCATCCGTTCTAATCTTGCCAAGGGTAAGGTTACTGTAGGCGATGTGAACGATATGGCTCCTTTCGAGAACAAAATCTGTTTCCTGACCCTGAAGGGCGATAAGGTTCTGGAGCTTTTCCAGCAGATAGCTCATCGTGGCGGCGAAGGCTTGAGCCATGCTGTAAGAATGGTTATCACCAAGGATGGCAAGCTGAAGAGCGTTACACTGAACGGTGAACCAGTTGTTCCGGAGAAGAGTTACCGCGTTGCAACCCTCGATTATCTTGCCGAAGGTAATGACCAGCTCGTTGCCTTCAAGAGCGGAACCGATGTCTTTGCTCCTAAGCAGATAGAGAACAATGTGCGCTACATCATCATGAATTATTTCCGTGAGATGCAGGCACAGGGCAAGATGGTGGAATCTAAGATTGAAGGCCGCTGCGTGGTAGAATAG